A region of Pseudomonas sp. PDM14 DNA encodes the following proteins:
- the urtA gene encoding urea ABC transporter substrate-binding protein: protein MDSRLTGAKRFLPRRLTLGAAALSLLAASVFSQTAAADDVNTTGLAVTDTTVTVGQLHSATGTMAISETGAIQAERLAIDQINASGGVLGRQIKVIQEDGASDWPTFAEKAKKLLESDKVATVFGCWTSASRKAVLPIFEKDNGLLYYPTFYEGLEQSKNVIYTGQEATQQILASLDWIAKEKGAKTFYLLGSDYIWPRTSMKIARKHIENVLGGKVVGEEYYPLGNTQFGSLTNKIKLKKPDVVFAAVVGGSNVAFYKQLKAAGITADKQTLLTLSVTEDEMLGIGGENMKGFYSSMKYFQTLDNPNNKKFVEEFKAKYGKDSVIGDVTQAGYLGPWLWKAAVEKAGSFDVDKVVAASPGIELTTAPEGYVKVHDNHHLWSKSRIAEIQADGTFKVVFESDLIEPNPFPKGYQ from the coding sequence ATGGATTCACGACTGACGGGTGCGAAACGCTTTCTTCCCCGCCGGCTGACGCTGGGTGCTGCGGCACTCTCGCTGCTGGCGGCCAGTGTGTTCAGCCAGACTGCGGCGGCTGACGACGTCAACACCACCGGCCTGGCCGTTACCGATACCACCGTGACGGTCGGCCAGCTGCACTCGGCAACCGGCACCATGGCGATCTCCGAAACCGGCGCGATCCAGGCCGAACGCCTGGCCATCGACCAGATCAACGCCTCGGGCGGCGTGCTCGGTCGCCAGATCAAGGTGATCCAGGAAGACGGCGCCTCCGACTGGCCGACTTTCGCCGAGAAGGCCAAGAAACTGCTGGAAAGCGACAAGGTCGCCACCGTGTTCGGTTGCTGGACTTCGGCCTCGCGCAAAGCCGTGCTGCCGATCTTCGAGAAAGACAACGGCCTGCTCTACTACCCGACCTTCTACGAAGGCCTGGAGCAATCCAAGAACGTTATCTATACCGGCCAGGAAGCGACTCAGCAGATCCTCGCCAGCCTCGACTGGATCGCCAAGGAGAAGGGCGCCAAGACCTTCTACCTGCTCGGCTCGGACTACATCTGGCCGCGTACCTCGATGAAGATCGCGCGCAAGCACATCGAGAACGTGCTCGGCGGCAAGGTCGTCGGCGAAGAGTACTACCCGCTGGGCAACACCCAGTTCGGCTCGCTGACCAACAAGATCAAGCTGAAGAAACCGGACGTGGTCTTCGCCGCAGTCGTGGGCGGTTCCAACGTGGCCTTCTACAAGCAGCTGAAAGCCGCCGGCATCACCGCCGACAAGCAGACCCTGCTGACCCTCTCCGTGACCGAGGATGAAATGCTCGGCATCGGCGGCGAGAACATGAAGGGCTTCTACTCCTCCATGAAGTACTTCCAGACCCTGGACAACCCGAACAACAAGAAATTTGTTGAAGAGTTCAAGGCCAAGTACGGCAAGGATTCGGTCATCGGTGACGTGACCCAGGCCGGCTACCTCGGCCCATGGCTGTGGAAAGCCGCGGTCGAGAAGGCCGGCAGCTTCGACGTCGACAAAGTGGTTGCCGCCTCCCCGGGCATCGAGCTGACCACCGCGCCGGAAGGCTACGTGAAAGTGCACGACAACCATCACCTGTGGAGCAAGTCGCGCATCGCCGAGATCCAGGCCGACGGTACCTTCAAGGTGGTGTTCGAGTCCGACCTGATCGAGCCGAACCCGTTCCCGAAAGGCTACCAGTAA
- the urtC gene encoding urea ABC transporter permease subunit UrtC, which yields MKNAYESLLGGKQGAIGLLVLATLILVVFPLMLDTFRLNMVGKYLTYAFVAVGLVLCWGYGGILSLGQGIFFGVGGYCMAMFLKLEASDPESTKIQSTPGIPDFMDWNQITELPMMWQPFHSFSFTLLAVIAVPTLLALVIGVAMFKRRVGDVYFSIVTQAIAAILTILIIGQQGLTGGVNGITDLRTLLGWDIRDDSAKIILYFVNAFLLLGCILIGRFVLTSKLGRLLMAMRDKEERVRFSGYDVASFKIFVFCLAAAFSAIGGAMFALQVGFMSPSFVGIVPSIEMVIFAAVGGRMSLLGAVYGTLLVSFGKTYFSESFPELWLYLMGGLFIVVVMYFPNGIAGLWESHGRKWISRFSLGNKLFGQPAPKARVLASTPVAPQPARELETTP from the coding sequence ATGAAAAACGCATACGAAAGCCTGCTGGGTGGCAAGCAGGGGGCCATCGGCCTGCTGGTGCTGGCCACGCTGATCCTGGTGGTGTTCCCGCTGATGCTGGACACCTTCCGCCTGAACATGGTCGGCAAGTACCTGACCTACGCCTTCGTCGCTGTCGGCCTGGTGCTGTGCTGGGGCTACGGCGGCATTCTCAGCCTCGGCCAGGGCATCTTCTTCGGGGTTGGCGGCTACTGCATGGCGATGTTCCTCAAGCTCGAGGCATCGGACCCGGAAAGCACCAAGATCCAGTCCACCCCCGGTATCCCGGACTTCATGGACTGGAACCAGATCACCGAACTGCCGATGATGTGGCAGCCGTTCCACAGCTTCAGCTTCACCCTGCTGGCGGTGATCGCGGTGCCGACCCTGCTGGCGCTGGTCATCGGCGTGGCCATGTTCAAGCGCCGCGTCGGCGACGTGTACTTCTCCATCGTCACCCAGGCCATCGCGGCGATCCTGACCATCCTGATCATCGGCCAGCAGGGCCTCACCGGTGGCGTCAACGGCATCACCGACCTGCGCACCCTGCTCGGTTGGGACATCCGCGATGACTCGGCGAAGATCATCCTCTACTTCGTCAACGCCTTCCTGCTGCTGGGCTGCATCCTGATCGGCCGCTTCGTGCTGACCTCCAAGCTCGGTCGCCTGCTCATGGCCATGCGCGACAAGGAAGAGCGCGTGCGCTTCTCCGGCTACGACGTGGCCAGCTTCAAGATCTTCGTGTTCTGCCTGGCGGCGGCCTTCTCGGCCATCGGTGGGGCGATGTTCGCCCTGCAGGTCGGCTTCATGTCGCCGAGCTTCGTCGGCATCGTGCCGTCGATCGAGATGGTCATCTTCGCCGCGGTCGGCGGGCGCATGTCGCTGCTCGGCGCGGTGTACGGCACGCTGCTGGTGAGCTTCGGCAAGACCTACTTTTCCGAGAGCTTCCCCGAGCTGTGGCTGTACCTGATGGGCGGCCTGTTCATCGTCGTGGTCATGTACTTCCCCAACGGCATCGCCGGCCTGTGGGAAAGCCATGGGCGCAAGTGGATCTCGCGCTTCTCCCTGGGCAACAAGCTGTTCGGCCAACCGGCACCCAAGGCCCGGGTGCTCGCCAGCACGCCCGTCGCCCCACAACCCGCTCGTGAACTGGAGACCACGCCATGA
- the urtD gene encoding urea ABC transporter ATP-binding protein UrtD produces the protein MNSPAGFQAAKPVLAIEGLTVSFDGFKAVNDLNLYVDRNEVHVVIGPNGAGKTTVLDLICGKTKSTAGTIDFDGRELTKMREYDIVRAGVGRKFQNPSIYENLSVFENLEMSYPKGRKVFGALFFKRSAEVIARVEEVAGEIFLSDFLDKQADLLSHGQKQWLEIGMLLMQDPALLMLDEPVAGMSVSERVQTADLLNRISKGRSVLVIEHDMEFVKSIAHRVTVLHQGKVLAEGSMEAVQTNPKVIEVYLGH, from the coding sequence ATGAACAGCCCAGCAGGATTTCAGGCCGCCAAACCGGTCCTGGCCATCGAAGGTCTGACCGTGTCCTTCGACGGCTTCAAGGCGGTGAATGACCTCAACCTCTACGTCGACCGCAACGAAGTGCACGTGGTCATCGGCCCCAACGGCGCCGGCAAGACCACCGTGCTCGACCTGATCTGCGGCAAGACCAAGTCCACCGCCGGCACCATCGATTTCGATGGCCGCGAGCTGACCAAGATGCGCGAGTACGACATCGTCCGCGCCGGGGTCGGGCGCAAATTCCAGAACCCGTCGATCTACGAGAACCTGTCGGTGTTCGAGAACCTGGAAATGTCCTACCCCAAGGGCCGCAAGGTGTTCGGCGCGCTGTTCTTCAAGCGCAGTGCCGAGGTCATCGCGCGGGTCGAGGAAGTGGCCGGGGAGATCTTCCTCAGCGACTTCCTCGACAAGCAGGCTGACCTGCTATCCCACGGCCAGAAGCAGTGGCTGGAGATCGGCATGCTGCTGATGCAGGACCCGGCGCTGCTGATGCTCGACGAGCCGGTGGCCGGCATGAGCGTCAGCGAACGGGTGCAGACCGCCGACCTGCTCAACCGCATCAGCAAGGGCCGCTCGGTGCTGGTCATCGAGCACGACATGGAGTTCGTCAAGAGCATCGCCCACCGCGTCACCGTGCTGCACCAGGGCAAGGTGCTGGCCGAAGGCAGCATGGAAGCGGTGCAGACCAATCCGAAGGTGATCGAGGTGTATCTGGGGCATTGA
- a CDS encoding response regulator: protein MNAPTAQPDRAVTDRGVILIVDDTPDNLALLSDALDDAGYMVLVALDGLSALNRIQRRRPDLILLDAMMPGLDGFETCRRIKAQPETADIPVLFMTALTDSEHVVEGFEAGGIDYVTKPIHPDEVLARVAAHLRTARILQSARAASPPLDISLSNEPAYEALSARFALTEREVEVLSWVACGKTNRDIGDILGLSPRTVNKHLEHVYVKLGVETRTAAAAVAISASVAR from the coding sequence ATGAACGCGCCGACAGCCCAACCTGATCGCGCGGTCACCGACCGTGGCGTGATCCTCATCGTCGACGACACGCCGGACAATCTGGCGCTGCTTTCCGACGCCCTCGACGACGCCGGCTACATGGTGCTGGTGGCACTGGACGGCCTCAGCGCGCTGAACCGCATCCAGCGCCGGCGCCCGGACCTGATCCTGCTCGACGCGATGATGCCCGGTCTGGACGGCTTCGAGACCTGCCGGCGAATCAAGGCACAGCCGGAAACCGCCGACATCCCGGTGCTGTTCATGACCGCGCTGACCGACAGCGAGCACGTGGTCGAAGGCTTCGAGGCCGGCGGCATCGACTACGTGACCAAGCCGATCCACCCGGACGAAGTCCTGGCCCGCGTCGCCGCGCACCTGCGCACCGCGCGCATCCTGCAATCGGCCCGCGCCGCCTCGCCGCCCCTGGACATCAGCCTGAGCAACGAGCCGGCCTACGAGGCCCTCTCGGCACGCTTCGCCCTCACCGAGCGGGAAGTGGAGGTGTTGAGCTGGGTGGCGTGCGGCAAGACCAACCGCGACATCGGCGACATCCTCGGCCTCAGCCCGCGCACGGTGAACAAGCACCTGGAACACGTCTACGTGAAGCTCGGCGTGGAAACCCGCACCGCCGCCGCTGCGGTGGCCATTTCCGCGAGCGTGGCGCGTTAG
- a CDS encoding ATP-binding protein produces the protein MQPTGTQRIVKIRRDYNSWVADETMEDYALRFTPKSFRKWSELRIANTALGAVSFLALEAIGGALAISYGFTNTLWAVLAVALVIFLTGLPISYYAARYGVDMDLLTRGAGFGYIGSTITSLIYASFTFLFFALEAAIMALALELYFNIPLALAYVICSIIVIPLVAYGITLINRLQMWTQPLWLVLLFLPYLFVMLKNPQAISDWTTFSGREGDGGAFNLLYFGAACTVALALVTQIGEQVDYLRFLPEKTAKNRKRWWAALLMAGPGWIIPGALKMLAGAFLAFLALQHEIPIERAAEPTQMYLVAFTYVFSSPQWALGAMVLFVIVSQMKINLTNAYAGSLAWSNFFARVTHSHPGRVVWLVFNVAIALMLMELGVFDAIEQVLGLYANIAIAWIGALVADLVINKPLGLSPKHIEFKRAHLYDINPVGVGAMLIASLLSILAYAGLFGALAEAASPMVALGSAFVSAPLIAWLTKGRYYIARTSDPQLLYPSGPRETVQCGLCSNAFEAPDMAFCPAYSTPICSLCCSLDARCGDACKPHARLAEQMDDFVRWIYPKASIPRLHSRLAQYMGLLLVLVVMLFGALALIYSQVSHGLVPHSPEMQQTLYQAFLKAFLTLAVFAAILAWWVVLTRESRQVAQKESDRQTLLLMQEIEAHRRTDEELQKAKEASEAANAAKSRYVTGLSHELRTPLNSILGYTQILQRDAAMPGQHKDALATIFRSGSHLLSLIDGLLDVAKIEAGKLHLELSEIPFPEFIHQIDRMFTPQAEEKGLRFHLETVGRMPAVVRGDEKRVRQILINLLGNAVRFTDSGEVRLRVSYLRETASFEIIDTGIGIDPEQIERIFQPFERGDLMRQDNGVGLGLTITRMLTSLMGGELSVRSVLDQGTRFQVRLFLSEVRVPQAVVHVEHDIIGYQGPRRLILVVDDHIEHRRVLAGMLEPLGFNVAQAASGQEAIRQVALLNPDLIFMDLSMPQMDGWETSRLIRRNALSQAPIIVLSANAFADDRERSVTAAFNDYLAKPVYTPALLDRIQKQLDLQWLRRTHSEPAAPEAARVLPNAADLEALRELAALGYVRGIQEKLDAIDQQTPDCAGFTAPLRALVKGFRLDEFTRQLTEADHERADSPT, from the coding sequence GTGCAACCAACCGGCACCCAGCGCATCGTCAAGATCCGCCGTGACTACAACAGCTGGGTCGCCGACGAGACCATGGAAGACTACGCGCTGCGTTTCACGCCCAAGTCGTTCCGCAAGTGGTCCGAGCTGCGCATCGCCAACACCGCCCTGGGCGCGGTGTCGTTCCTCGCCCTGGAGGCCATCGGCGGCGCCCTGGCGATCAGCTACGGCTTCACCAACACCCTCTGGGCCGTGCTTGCCGTGGCCCTGGTGATCTTCCTCACCGGCCTGCCGATCAGCTACTACGCCGCCCGCTACGGCGTGGACATGGACCTGCTGACCCGCGGCGCCGGCTTCGGCTACATCGGCTCGACCATCACCTCGCTGATCTACGCCAGCTTCACCTTCCTGTTCTTCGCCCTCGAGGCGGCGATCATGGCCCTGGCCCTGGAGCTGTACTTCAATATCCCGCTGGCGCTGGCCTACGTGATCTGTTCGATCATCGTGATACCACTGGTGGCCTACGGCATCACCCTGATCAACCGCCTGCAGATGTGGACCCAGCCGCTGTGGCTGGTGCTGCTGTTTCTGCCCTACCTCTTCGTGATGCTGAAGAACCCGCAAGCGATCAGTGACTGGACCACCTTCAGCGGCCGAGAAGGCGACGGCGGCGCGTTCAACCTGCTGTACTTCGGCGCCGCCTGTACCGTGGCCCTGGCGCTGGTGACGCAAATCGGCGAGCAGGTCGACTACCTGCGCTTTCTGCCCGAGAAAACAGCAAAAAACCGCAAGCGCTGGTGGGCCGCGCTGCTGATGGCCGGACCGGGCTGGATCATTCCCGGTGCGCTGAAAATGCTCGCCGGCGCCTTCCTCGCCTTCCTCGCCCTGCAGCACGAAATCCCCATCGAGCGCGCCGCCGAGCCCACGCAGATGTACCTGGTGGCGTTCACCTACGTGTTCAGCTCGCCGCAATGGGCACTCGGCGCGATGGTGCTGTTCGTCATCGTCTCGCAGATGAAGATCAACCTGACCAACGCCTACGCCGGGTCGCTGGCCTGGTCGAACTTCTTCGCCCGCGTCACCCACAGCCACCCCGGCCGCGTGGTGTGGCTGGTGTTCAACGTGGCCATCGCCCTGATGCTGATGGAGCTGGGGGTGTTCGATGCCATCGAGCAGGTGCTTGGCCTCTACGCCAACATCGCCATCGCCTGGATCGGCGCACTGGTCGCCGACCTGGTGATCAACAAGCCGCTGGGCCTGTCACCCAAGCACATCGAGTTCAAGCGCGCGCACCTGTACGACATCAACCCGGTCGGCGTCGGCGCCATGCTGATCGCTTCGCTGCTGTCGATTCTCGCCTACGCCGGGCTGTTCGGCGCCCTCGCCGAAGCCGCCTCGCCAATGGTGGCGCTGGGCTCGGCCTTCGTCAGCGCGCCACTGATCGCCTGGCTGACCAAGGGCCGCTACTACATCGCCCGCACCAGCGACCCGCAGCTGCTCTACCCCAGCGGCCCGCGCGAAACCGTGCAGTGCGGCCTGTGCAGCAATGCCTTCGAGGCCCCGGACATGGCCTTCTGCCCGGCCTACAGCACGCCGATCTGCTCGCTGTGCTGCTCGCTCGACGCGCGCTGCGGCGACGCCTGCAAACCCCACGCACGCCTGGCCGAACAGATGGACGACTTCGTCCGCTGGATCTACCCGAAAGCCTCGATCCCGCGCCTGCACAGCCGCCTGGCGCAATACATGGGCCTGCTGCTGGTGCTGGTGGTGATGCTGTTCGGCGCCCTGGCACTGATCTACAGCCAGGTCTCCCACGGCCTGGTGCCGCACTCGCCCGAGATGCAGCAGACGCTCTACCAGGCTTTCCTCAAGGCCTTCCTGACCCTCGCCGTGTTCGCCGCGATCCTCGCCTGGTGGGTGGTGCTGACCCGCGAGAGCCGCCAGGTGGCGCAGAAGGAATCGGACCGCCAGACCCTGCTGCTGATGCAGGAGATCGAGGCGCACCGGCGCACCGACGAGGAACTGCAGAAGGCCAAGGAAGCCAGCGAGGCGGCCAACGCGGCGAAGAGCCGCTACGTCACCGGCCTGTCCCACGAGCTGCGCACGCCGCTCAATAGCATCCTCGGCTACACCCAGATTCTGCAGCGCGACGCCGCCATGCCCGGCCAGCACAAGGACGCCCTGGCGACCATCTTCCGCAGCGGCTCGCACCTGCTCTCGCTGATCGACGGCCTGCTCGACGTGGCCAAGATCGAGGCCGGCAAGCTGCACCTGGAACTCTCGGAAATCCCCTTCCCCGAGTTCATCCACCAGATCGACCGCATGTTCACCCCGCAGGCCGAGGAGAAGGGCCTGCGCTTCCACCTGGAAACCGTCGGGCGCATGCCGGCGGTGGTGCGCGGCGACGAGAAACGCGTGCGGCAGATCCTCATCAACCTGCTCGGCAACGCGGTGCGCTTCACCGACAGCGGCGAGGTGCGCCTGCGCGTCAGCTACCTACGTGAAACGGCCAGCTTCGAGATCATCGACACCGGTATCGGCATCGACCCCGAGCAGATCGAGCGGATCTTCCAGCCTTTCGAGCGCGGCGACCTGATGCGCCAGGACAACGGTGTCGGCCTCGGCCTGACCATCACCCGCATGCTCACCTCGCTGATGGGCGGCGAGCTGTCGGTGCGCAGCGTGCTCGACCAGGGCACGCGCTTCCAGGTGCGCCTATTCCTCTCCGAGGTGCGCGTGCCGCAGGCGGTGGTACACGTGGAGCACGACATCATCGGCTACCAGGGTCCGCGCCGGTTGATCCTGGTGGTCGACGACCACATCGAGCACCGCCGTGTGCTGGCCGGCATGCTCGAACCGCTGGGCTTCAACGTCGCCCAGGCTGCCAGCGGCCAGGAGGCGATCCGCCAGGTGGCGCTGCTCAACCCGGACCTGATCTTCATGGACCTGTCGATGCCGCAGATGGACGGCTGGGAAACCAGCCGCCTGATTCGCCGCAACGCCCTGTCGCAGGCGCCGATCATCGTGCTCTCGGCCAATGCCTTCGCCGACGACCGCGAGCGCAGCGTCACCGCGGCCTTCAACGACTACCTGGCCAAGCCGGTGTACACCCCCGCGCTGCTCGACCGCATCCAGAAGCAACTCGACCTGCAGTGGCTGCGCCGCACCCACAGCGAACCCGCAGCGCCGGAAGCCGCCCGCGTACTGCCGAACGCGGCCGACCTCGAGGCGCTGCGCGAACTGGCTGCGCTCGGTTACGTGCGCGGCATCCAGGAAAAACTCGACGCCATCGACCAGCAGACACCCGACTGCGCCGGCTTCACCGCACCACTGCGGGCGCTGGTGAAGGGCTTCCGCCTGGACGAATTCACCCGACAACTCACGGAGGCCGATCATGAACGCGCCGACAGCCCAACCTGA
- the urtB gene encoding urea ABC transporter permease subunit UrtB has product MEWLSDFGAIAVMQGFNGLSVFCVLLLMALGLAIIFGQMGVINMAHGEFLTVGAYTTYVISTLTLQYFPAMQPYYFFFAIIAAFFIAGALGWLVEWAMISKLYHRPLDTLLATWGLSLVMQQAFRSIFGAREVGAEMPEWIMGSWNPVEAIDIPKNGLFVMGLTVLCTATIFLMLYRSRWGLQVRATMQNRVMSRAVGINTKKVDRMTFALGCGVAGVAGAAFTTIGSTGPTAGSLYIVDTFLTVVFGGAASLLGTIASAFTIAQAQSIMEFFLSGSMAKVLTLSAVILILMLRPQGLFSIKVRK; this is encoded by the coding sequence ATGGAATGGCTATCCGACTTCGGCGCAATTGCCGTCATGCAGGGTTTCAACGGCTTGTCGGTGTTCTGTGTGCTGCTGCTGATGGCACTGGGTCTGGCGATCATCTTCGGTCAGATGGGCGTGATCAACATGGCCCACGGCGAATTCCTCACCGTAGGCGCCTACACCACCTACGTGATTTCGACGCTGACCCTGCAGTACTTCCCGGCCATGCAGCCGTACTACTTCTTCTTCGCCATCATCGCTGCGTTCTTCATCGCTGGCGCCTTAGGCTGGCTGGTGGAATGGGCGATGATCAGCAAGCTCTATCACCGTCCGCTGGACACTCTGCTGGCCACCTGGGGTCTGTCCCTGGTGATGCAGCAGGCGTTCCGCTCGATCTTCGGCGCCCGTGAAGTCGGCGCGGAAATGCCCGAGTGGATCATGGGTTCGTGGAACCCGGTGGAAGCCATCGACATTCCCAAGAACGGCCTGTTCGTCATGGGCCTGACCGTGCTCTGCACCGCCACCATCTTCCTCATGCTCTACCGCTCGCGCTGGGGCCTGCAGGTGCGCGCCACCATGCAGAACCGGGTGATGAGCCGCGCCGTCGGCATCAACACCAAGAAGGTCGACCGCATGACCTTCGCCCTCGGTTGCGGCGTGGCGGGTGTTGCCGGTGCGGCGTTCACCACCATCGGCTCGACCGGGCCGACCGCGGGTTCGCTGTACATCGTCGACACCTTCCTCACCGTGGTCTTCGGCGGTGCGGCCAGCCTGCTTGGCACCATCGCCTCGGCGTTCACCATCGCCCAGGCGCAATCGATCATGGAGTTCTTCCTCTCCGGCTCGATGGCCAAGGTGCTGACCCTGTCGGCGGTGATCCTGATCCTGATGCTGCGTCCGCAGGGTTTGTTCTCGATCAAGGTCAGGAAGTGA
- a CDS encoding AsmA family protein, producing MTRIGRILGWCLATLLVLVAALMLFLALFDWNLIKPTLNEKVSEALDRPFAIEGNLAVIWQREEEEGGWRAWLPWPHFSAERLMLGNPEWVKGDPFVRLDKVEFRLAPLPLLWKTVRIPRIDLTGPDANLQRLADGRANWTFDLGKQPDAEQPAEDESASWTLDIGTIGFDQGRVRYDDQTLKASVQVQVDPLGAPIPFSDIVGKGAADNTTEQHGKPQDYAFAWRAKGTYQGQALDGNGKVGGLLALQNADLPFPVQADVRAGSTRVVVAGTLTDPQHLGALDLRLQLSGSSLGNLYPLTGVTLPDTPAYSTDGRLIAQLQDPSGATFRYQSFNGRIGDSDIHGDLTFVNRPPRPKLSGTLLSNQLLFADLAPLIGADSNAEKKERGAAANQPGDKVLPVEEFRTERWRAMDADVRFTGKRIVHSDKLPIDNLDTHLVLSDGLLSLEPLRFGMAGGTLESTIRLDGRSVPLQGRARLSARHFKLKQLFPTFAPMQTSFGELNGDADIAGSGNSVAKLLGTANGELKILMNDGAVSRGLMEIAGLNVGNYVVNRLFGDEEVQINCAAADVGIKQGLLATRLVVIDTENAVIKVDGTANFATERLDMDITPTSKGLRVFSLRSPLYVRGSFKNPSAGVHATPLALRGAGLVALGVAVAPAAGLLALVAPSGEQPNECEPLLKQIQSSKR from the coding sequence ATGACGCGCATTGGAAGAATCCTCGGTTGGTGCCTGGCCACACTGCTCGTGCTGGTGGCCGCACTGATGCTGTTTCTGGCCCTGTTCGACTGGAACCTGATCAAGCCGACGCTCAATGAAAAGGTCTCCGAGGCGCTCGACCGGCCGTTTGCCATTGAGGGCAATCTGGCGGTGATCTGGCAGCGCGAGGAAGAAGAGGGCGGCTGGCGCGCCTGGCTGCCGTGGCCACATTTTTCCGCCGAGCGCCTGATGCTGGGCAACCCGGAGTGGGTCAAGGGCGATCCGTTCGTGCGCCTGGACAAGGTCGAGTTCCGTCTGGCGCCGCTGCCGCTGTTGTGGAAGACCGTGCGCATCCCGCGCATCGACCTGACCGGCCCCGATGCCAACCTGCAGCGCCTGGCCGACGGCCGCGCCAACTGGACCTTCGACCTGGGCAAGCAGCCCGACGCCGAGCAGCCGGCGGAAGACGAGTCCGCCTCCTGGACCCTGGACATCGGCACCATCGGCTTCGACCAGGGCCGCGTGCGCTATGACGACCAGACCCTCAAGGCCAGCGTGCAGGTGCAGGTCGATCCGCTCGGCGCGCCGATTCCGTTCAGCGACATCGTCGGCAAAGGCGCGGCCGATAACACCACCGAGCAGCACGGCAAGCCCCAGGACTATGCCTTCGCCTGGCGCGCCAAGGGCACCTACCAGGGCCAGGCGCTGGACGGCAACGGCAAGGTTGGCGGCCTGCTGGCGCTGCAGAACGCCGACCTGCCGTTCCCGGTGCAGGCCGATGTGCGGGCCGGCAGCACGCGCGTGGTGGTCGCCGGCACCCTGACCGACCCGCAGCACCTCGGTGCCCTCGACCTGCGTCTGCAGCTCTCGGGCAGCAGCCTGGGCAACCTCTATCCGCTGACCGGGGTGACGCTACCGGACACCCCGGCGTACTCCACCGATGGCCGCCTGATCGCCCAGTTGCAGGACCCGAGCGGCGCGACCTTCCGCTACCAGAGCTTCAACGGGCGCATTGGCGATAGCGATATCCACGGCGACCTGACCTTCGTCAACCGCCCGCCACGGCCCAAGCTCTCCGGCACGCTGCTGTCCAACCAACTGCTGTTCGCCGACCTCGCGCCGCTGATTGGCGCCGACTCCAACGCCGAGAAGAAGGAGCGCGGCGCGGCGGCCAACCAGCCGGGCGACAAGGTGCTACCGGTGGAGGAGTTCCGCACCGAACGCTGGCGTGCGATGGATGCCGACGTGCGCTTCACCGGCAAGCGCATCGTGCACAGCGACAAACTGCCGATCGACAACCTCGATACCCACCTGGTGCTCAGCGACGGTCTGCTCAGCCTGGAACCGCTGCGTTTCGGCATGGCCGGCGGCACGCTGGAATCGACCATTCGCCTCGACGGGCGCAGCGTGCCGTTGCAGGGCCGGGCGCGGCTCAGTGCGCGGCACTTCAAGCTCAAGCAACTGTTCCCGACCTTCGCACCTATGCAGACCAGCTTCGGTGAGCTCAATGGTGACGCCGATATCGCCGGCAGCGGCAACTCGGTGGCCAAGCTGCTGGGTACGGCCAACGGCGAGCTGAAGATCCTCATGAACGATGGTGCAGTGAGCCGCGGGCTGATGGAGATTGCCGGGCTCAACGTCGGCAACTACGTGGTCAACCGTCTGTTTGGTGACGAGGAAGTGCAGATCAACTGCGCCGCTGCCGACGTCGGCATCAAGCAGGGCTTGCTGGCGACACGGCTGGTGGTCATCGACACGGAAAACGCGGTGATCAAGGTCGACGGCACGGCGAATTTCGCTACTGAGCGCCTGGACATGGACATCACGCCCACGTCCAAGGGCCTGCGGGTGTTCTCCCTGCGCTCGCCGCTGTACGTGCGTGGCAGCTTCAAGAACCCCTCCGCCGGTGTGCATGCCACGCCGCTGGCGCTGCGCGGTGCCGGTCTGGTGGCGCTGGGTGTGGCGGTGGCGCCGGCCGCTGGCCTGCTGGCGCTGGTGGCGCCGAGCGGCGAACAGCCGAATGAGTGCGAGCCGCTGCTCAAGCAGATCCAGAGCAGCAAGCGCTGA